From Ptychodera flava strain L36383 chromosome 2, AS_Pfla_20210202, whole genome shotgun sequence, the proteins below share one genomic window:
- the LOC139152412 gene encoding uncharacterized protein: MAMSRMMHLFLLSCLFVAVNCWPNTCQYRRQVTTSIATSRRVSYSHRTTRCCGVFCWSRCSSYSVAYRYERTYRQGYRYEYYTGSCEGYCSNYECKGCNSITNCVDTRCSSSSNHYCLECEYDRGGEKQAYALVDRGSVANGACEQRCSWRPDSKFCYPGNCPDTPASCTCAPGFSGSNCLTTTILPTISPCTATLKDDPGDDDHVACSAESPPTYSSLKATKLAVDWTTTYNLSSLSDYPAQYYVNSSGFGIIEAKFTWTVRRGNVTLDGGNEHCLMTDILSAQIESKECNHLVVFNSELESNDILWFQLQSNTSGFVKINNYDDSDIVTVDDAQFYSEQHTYLSNTVIFDLVSPQHCREMSPPCSSDLFSINRVYTKNSSVVISWDPTLWKDDSGINHFSCEAYKLIPDGQSTGNLQQGSRLNTGQSQGKTESDIVLRLPDAGVYSIILSVFDSVGNAAKARRAVMYDDRSSISVSEDNPITVSDAVVNNGVSWLGIKSGQITITWTGHFYNAFHRDNSLLSTIEAIDPPLPAEYDESTGQPPLTRSREAIPNVEGITHFEFDSALSSSGKTQPEWKHIEGQQTENIIQVSAMDGDHISVWLKAFDVMGNTREDSLKIYLDSSPPIITNLGHMYRNTIDISDHVKRDSDNTVHLFIDAHDDESGISVIKWKLLDAHEQTTVFEKGEIKNTYQKDPDDEECTPQTCHCLAQEDLDMCFYPSQSVFLDLNTMASMPEGDVDCTFTVVVYNNAMKQSDTSIQFTVHK; the protein is encoded by the exons TGTTGCATACCGATATGAACGTACTTACCGTCAAGGGTACAGATATGAGTACTACACGGGCAGTTGCGAGGGATACTGTTCAAACTATGAATGTAAAG GCTGCAACTCAATCACAAATTGTGTGGATACGCGATGTTCGTCGTCGTCCAATCATTATTGCTTGGAATGTGAATACGACAGAGGCGGCGAAAAACAGGCATACGCCCTGGTGGACAGAGGTAGCGTTGCAAATGGGGCTTGTGAAC AGAGATGTTCATGGCGCCCTGACAGCAAGTTTTGTTATCCTGGAAATTGCCCGGACACACCTGCTTCGTGTACTTGTGCTCCTGGATTTTCCGGATCGAATTGCCTTACCA CAACTATTTTGCCTACCATATCACCGTGTACTGCGACACTGAAAGATGACCCTGGTGATGATGACCATGTTGCCTGTTCTGCGGAGAGTCCACCAACTTATTCGTCATTGAAAGCCACCAAATTAGCCGTTGATTGGACTACAACGTACAATCTATCGTCACTCAGTGACTATCCAGCGCAGTACTACGTGAACAGCAGTGGGTTTGGTATTATTGAGGCGAAATTTACCTGGACAGTAAGAAGAG GTAACGTCACATTGGATGGTGGCAACGAGCATTGCTTAATGACGGACATACTCTCCGCACAGATTGAATCAAAAGAATGCAACCATTTAGTGGTATTCAACTCAGAATTAGAAAGTAATGACAT ATTGTGGTTCCAACTTCAGTCCAATACAAGCGGGTTTGTGAAGATCAACAATTATGATGATTCTGACATAGTCACTGTTGACGATGCTCAGTTCTACTCTGAACAGCATACATATCTCTCAAACACTGTCATTTTTGACCTCGTTTCTCCTCAACACTGTCGTGAAATGTCTCCGCCATGTTCGTCGGATTTGTTTTCGATCAACCGTGTGTACACGAAAAAT AGCTCAGTAGTGATAAGTTGGGACCCAACTCTTTGGAAAGACGATTCTGGTATAAATCATTTCAGTTGCGAGGCATACAAACTAATCCCTGACGGCCAGTCAACTGGAAATCTACAGCAAGGGTCGCGACTCAATACCGGACAAAGCCAGGGCAAGACAGAATCAGATATTGTTCTTAGACTTCCAGACGCAG GGGTTTATTCGATTATATTAAGTGTGTTTGATAGCGTCGGTAATGCTGCAAAAGCAAGGAGAGCTGTTATGTACGATGACCGCAGCTCAATCTCTGTAAGTGAAGACAATCCAATAACAGTATCAGATGCAGTGGTCAACAATGGCGTATCTTGGCTTGGGATAAAGTCTGGTCAG ATTACAATAACCTGGACTGGCCACTTCTACAACGCTTTCCACCGAGACAACAGTCTCCTCTCTACGATTGAAGCAATCGATCCACCATTGCCTGCTGAATACGATGAAAGCACCGGTCAACCTCCTCTGACAAGATCACGAGAAGCCATACCAAATGTGGAAGGGATAACTCACTTTGAATTTGACTCTGCCTTGTCAAGCTCCGGAAAGACTCAGCCTGAATGGAAGCATATAGAAGGGCAACAG ACTGAGAACATTATACAAGTTTCTGCTATGGACGGTGATCACATCTCGGTCTGGTTGAAAGCCTTCGACGTAATGGGTAATACAAGGGAAGACTCATTGAAAATATATCTGGATTCTTCTCCGCCAATTATCACTAACCTGGGTCACATGTACAGGAATACGATTGATATCTCCGATCACGTAAAGAGAGATAGCGACAACACAGTACA TCTTTTCATCGATGCCCATGATGACGAAAGTGGCATTAGCGTGATCAAGTGGAAGCTTTTGGATGCGCATGAGCAAACGACCGTGTTCGAAAAGGGCGAGATAAAGAACACCTATCAAAAG GATCCAGATGATGAAGAATGTACACCACAGACCTGTCATTGCTTAGCCCAGGAAGACCTTGACATGTGCTTTTACCCGAGTCAAAGCGTATTTCTTGATCTTAACACCATGGCCAGCATGCCTGAGGGAGACGTTGATTGTACCTTTACTGTGGTGGTGTATAACAATGCCATGAAACAAAGCGATACAAGCATACAGTTTACTGTACATAAGTAA